The genomic interval AATGGTATGAGGAGTCACCTCGATAGCCATTATCTCCGTATTGGGATATCACAAGAAACACCGGTAGGCAATTAGCAATAACGGTGTCTTATTTTCCTTAACTCCATTGGGTGTTAATGAAGTCGTAACTTTGTTTGATGCTTTCAAATGCGTCAATAGAGAAGTTTTCTTGTTCGACAAACATGTGTTTTAATCCGGATTTTTCTCTTGCATCGTAAATCGGTTGAAAATCGATACTTCCAGAACCGATTTCTGTATTTAATTCTGAATTTGCTTTATCAATATCTTTAACATGCCACATGGTGAACCTGCCTGGATGGGCGTCGAACAATGCGATGGGGTCGTTACCCGTTCGGATTATCCAATACAAATCCAATTCGAAGTCGACTAGCTTGGGATCACATTCAGTTAGGAAAATGTCGTAACCTTTGCCTCCATCTTCAAGCTGCTCGAATTCAAAATCATGATTATGATATGCGAATTTTAGACCTAATTCTTTACAGATTTCACCTATTTGGTTCATTTTATCGGCGACATGCTTGTACATATCTGTATTGGCATGCAGATCGTCCGATAGCCAGGGGAGGGTGACGTATTCATTCCCGATTGTTTTTGCGGCCTCAATAATTGCCATTAGATCTGTTTTTTCATCGGTACGAAGAAACTCGTCAAAGCCGTAATGCCCACTAGAGCTTTTTAGTCCCAGATCAGTCAATACTTGTTTAAATTCCGTCGGGCTGAATCCCCAGAAGCCGTTTTGACTAGTAAAACCAAATGGCTCGATATCGCTATATCCTATCTCTGCTACTTTTTGGAGGACGCCTCTCACATCCTTTTCTATAATTTCGCGTAAAGTGAACAGTTGAAGTCCGATGTCCTTTGGTGTTTGTTTGCCATTTTGGGTGCTCGGCGAGTTTGTGCAAGCAGATCCCATTAATACACCAGCCGCAAGTAATGCTGATTGTTGTAAAAATACTTTTCTATTGGTCATAAGGTGATGAATTAGTCACGGATCTTGATGATGATCCGGCAATGTTAAATAAATGTAAGGAAACTATTTGGATTTTGATGCTATTAAAAGCGTTTATAACGTTCCTCAACGGGTTTGTCGCTTTTGAAGGAGTTGAAGCGAGGTTTCACGATTTTGATGCTTCGTTTAGATAATTCAATAGCCGCATTGAGTTCAAAGCCAATTAGTAATATTAATGAATTAAGGTAGAGCCAGATCATGATAACTATGAGGGTTCCGATGGATCCATAAAGACGGTTGTATGCATTAAAATGGTTAATGTAATAAGCAAACCCCCAAAAAACGAGAATGGCTAAAATAGTGGCGAGTGTGGCACCAGGACTGAAAAATTTCCATCGCTTAGATGATGCGGGGCCAAATTTATATACCATGCTGACAGTAAACAAGTACACGGCAGCCAAAATAAACCACCGCGTTACGTAAATAAGGTTTAACCAGAAACTTTCGGCAATGTCCATCAGAGATTTTATGTATGTGAAAATATGGCTGGAAATGGTGATGATTGTAAAGCCAATTGCTAGGGCAACAACGACCATAAAGGATAGTCCAATGGAAACTAAACGCTGACGAAACCACCCTCGCGTTTCGGAAATTAGGGAAGCTTTATTAAACGCATTCATTAGGGATGTTAGTCCGTTGGTGGAGAAAAATAATGCAGCTATAAAACCGAATGATAGTAATCCGCGGTTCTGGTTGATGACGATATCTTCGAGTGTAGACTGGATTACTTCGTAAGCATTCTCAGGTAGAGCTAATGCAATAAATGATAAAAGTTGTTCCTGAAAATTATCGACCGGAATGTATGGTATTAATGTAAACAGAAAGATGACACCGGGAAATATCGCGAGCAAAAAATTGTAAGCAAGTGCAGCTGCTTTATTTAATAGTGATTCTCGGGCAATCTCTTGGAAAAAGAAGACAGCAACTGTGTATAGAGGTAATGAGCCGAAACCGGGTAGCACAACGACCTTGGTCCATTCGATGAAATAATCATATGGCTTAAACTTAAGCAAGGTATTATGCAATCTGTTAGACATACTCTATAAAGTTTTAAGAGAAGTATGGAGATAAGCGAGTTTGGAAATCGTCTGGAGGCATACAAGGTCTGCCGCTCTCCATATCGACAAATACGAGGGTTGTTTCTCCAAGGTTGATTAACTCGTTTTGTTCGTTATGGATTTCATAATGAAACTTAATTCGTACTCCTGGTTTTTCTTTGATACTGACCGTGATGGTAAGATTTTCGTCATAGCGACCAGGCTTGATATATTTGCAAAATAAGTCTAGTACTGGCATCATAACGCCACTGTCTTCCATGTCTTTATAGGACGTACCTAAGCTTCGAAGCATTTCTACACGAGCTACTTCATAATATTCGGCATAATTGCCATAATAGACATATCCCATTTGATCGGTTTCACCATACCGAACGCGGATGTTGCATTTGAATGTAAACATTTATTGCATTATATTTCGTTCATCAAGAGCGCGCTGGAATTTTCTTGCATTGACTAGATGATCGCGTACATTGGTTGCAAAATTATGATATCCAGAGAAATCATCCTTCGCGCACATATAAATATAGTCATGTTCGTTGAAGTTTAAAACCGCATCGATGGAAGCAATGCTTGGCATCATGATAGGCCCAGGGGGCAATCCCTTATGAATATAGGTATTGTACGGTGAAGGAGTTCGTAAGTGGCGATTGAGGACCCTTCGGATACTAAAATCCTGTGTTGCAAAAATGACGGTTGGATCTGCTTGAAGTAACATGCCTCTACGCAGGCGATTGATGTATAAACCAGCGATCTCTGGCATCTCGTCGGTGTGTAGTGCTTCTCCTTTGACGATAGAAGCCAGAATACTAACTTCGATCTGACTCAATCCTACAGAGTCGGCTCTCGCTAGGCGCTCGTCATTCCAGAAAGTTTCGTATTCTGCCGCCATGCGTTCAAAAAAGTCATCAACAGAAGTATTCCAGTAAAATTCGTAGGTATTTGGTATGAACATCGTAAAGATGTTTTCGGTTGTAAAGCCATGCTTGACTGCTAAGGAGTCATCATTAAGAATGGTACTAAATGCTGCAGAATCGGGTTCTAAGTGCTTAGCAAGATACGCAGCGAAGTTTTCTTTAAGTCGGATGTTTTGAAACTGAAGATTAACCGGCTCCTGAAGACCCGCTCCTAGCATATTCAATAGCGTGCGATTATTCATGCCTTCTTCTAGTTTATATTTCCCTGGTTTGACATGTGAGGGGTATTCTTTTTGTTCGGCTACCCAGCGAAACCCAGCAGTGTCTTTAACTATTTTGTTCTCAGCGATGTTCTGCATCAAGTCTTCGAAGCCTGAACCGGTAGGGATATAAAGATATTCCTGCTCACTGGTAACATTAGGCCCCATGAGTCGTTGATAGAGGATATATCCAAAATAGCCTGCTAGCAGTCCAATAATGAATAAAATAATTAGAATAAAGGGAAGGCTTTTCTTTCTTGAATTCTTCTTTTCCGTTTGCATGAATACCTTTCTAAAAATCTTAGTTACTGAGAGCGATGTTAATGGGTGTTCCGATGCTTACTTTTTTTGTAGAATCG from Pedobacter indicus carries:
- the mltG gene encoding endolytic transglycosylase MltG — protein: MQTEKKNSRKKSLPFILIILFIIGLLAGYFGYILYQRLMGPNVTSEQEYLYIPTGSGFEDLMQNIAENKIVKDTAGFRWVAEQKEYPSHVKPGKYKLEEGMNNRTLLNMLGAGLQEPVNLQFQNIRLKENFAAYLAKHLEPDSAAFSTILNDDSLAVKHGFTTENIFTMFIPNTYEFYWNTSVDDFFERMAAEYETFWNDERLARADSVGLSQIEVSILASIVKGEALHTDEMPEIAGLYINRLRRGMLLQADPTVIFATQDFSIRRVLNRHLRTPSPYNTYIHKGLPPGPIMMPSIASIDAVLNFNEHDYIYMCAKDDFSGYHNFATNVRDHLVNARKFQRALDERNIMQ
- a CDS encoding acyl-CoA thioesterase; this translates as MFTFKCNIRVRYGETDQMGYVYYGNYAEYYEVARVEMLRSLGTSYKDMEDSGVMMPVLDLFCKYIKPGRYDENLTITVSIKEKPGVRIKFHYEIHNEQNELINLGETTLVFVDMESGRPCMPPDDFQTRLSPYFS
- a CDS encoding YihY/virulence factor BrkB family protein codes for the protein MSNRLHNTLLKFKPYDYFIEWTKVVVLPGFGSLPLYTVAVFFFQEIARESLLNKAAALAYNFLLAIFPGVIFLFTLIPYIPVDNFQEQLLSFIALALPENAYEVIQSTLEDIVINQNRGLLSFGFIAALFFSTNGLTSLMNAFNKASLISETRGWFRQRLVSIGLSFMVVVALAIGFTIITISSHIFTYIKSLMDIAESFWLNLIYVTRWFILAAVYLFTVSMVYKFGPASSKRWKFFSPGATLATILAILVFWGFAYYINHFNAYNRLYGSIGTLIVIMIWLYLNSLILLIGFELNAAIELSKRSIKIVKPRFNSFKSDKPVEERYKRF
- a CDS encoding sugar phosphate isomerase/epimerase family protein produces the protein MTNRKVFLQQSALLAAGVLMGSACTNSPSTQNGKQTPKDIGLQLFTLREIIEKDVRGVLQKVAEIGYSDIEPFGFTSQNGFWGFSPTEFKQVLTDLGLKSSSGHYGFDEFLRTDEKTDLMAIIEAAKTIGNEYVTLPWLSDDLHANTDMYKHVADKMNQIGEICKELGLKFAYHNHDFEFEQLEDGGKGYDIFLTECDPKLVDFELDLYWIIRTGNDPIALFDAHPGRFTMWHVKDIDKANSELNTEIGSGSIDFQPIYDAREKSGLKHMFVEQENFSIDAFESIKQSYDFINTQWS